Proteins co-encoded in one Pseudomonas beijingensis genomic window:
- a CDS encoding branched-chain amino acid ABC transporter permease: MEFFFEVLIGGLLAGVMYALVAIGFVLIYKASGVFNFAQGAMVLFSALTFVSLLERGVPFWLAFVISLAAMVLIAVAVERVVLRPLVNRSPITLFMATLGLSYVIEGFAQALWGAQVHGLELGISDEPLELGGMLLSQFDIFAALTAAFLVLLLSWLFNKTRLGLSLRAVADDPLAALAVGIRLQRVWVVVWAVAGFVGLVAGLLWGARLGVQFSLSLVVLKALPVLIIGGFTSISGAIVGGLIIGASEKLAEVYLGPFIGSGIENWFPYVLALLFLLVRPAGLFGERAIERV, from the coding sequence ATGGAATTTTTCTTTGAAGTATTGATTGGCGGATTGTTGGCGGGGGTGATGTACGCCTTGGTGGCCATCGGTTTCGTGCTGATCTACAAGGCCTCCGGGGTGTTCAATTTCGCCCAGGGCGCGATGGTGCTGTTCTCGGCGCTGACCTTCGTCAGCCTGCTGGAGCGCGGTGTGCCGTTCTGGCTGGCGTTCGTCATCAGCCTGGCGGCCATGGTGCTGATCGCCGTGGCGGTGGAGCGGGTGGTGCTGCGGCCCTTGGTCAACCGTTCGCCAATCACGCTGTTCATGGCCACCCTCGGGCTGTCCTACGTCATTGAAGGCTTCGCCCAGGCACTGTGGGGCGCCCAGGTGCATGGCCTGGAACTGGGTATCAGTGATGAACCGCTGGAACTGGGCGGGATGTTGTTGTCGCAGTTCGACATTTTTGCCGCATTGACTGCGGCGTTCCTGGTGCTGCTGTTGTCCTGGTTGTTCAACAAGACCCGGCTCGGATTGTCGTTGCGGGCGGTGGCCGATGACCCACTGGCGGCGCTGGCCGTGGGCATTCGTTTGCAGCGGGTCTGGGTGGTGGTGTGGGCGGTGGCGGGGTTTGTCGGGTTGGTCGCCGGCCTGCTCTGGGGCGCTCGCCTCGGGGTGCAGTTCTCGCTCTCGCTGGTGGTGCTCAAGGCCTTGCCGGTGTTGATCATCGGCGGCTTCACCTCCATCAGCGGGGCGATTGTCGGCGGCCTGATTATCGGTGCTTCGGAGAAGCTGGCGGAGGTTTACCTCGGGCCCTTCATCGGTAGTGGCATCGAGAACTGGTTTCCCTACGTGCTGGCGCTGCTGTTTCTGCTGGTGCGTCCGGCGGGGTTGTTTGGCGAACGGGCCATCGAACGGGTTTAG
- a CDS encoding ABC transporter ATP-binding protein, whose product MTETAVTHLLELEHISLSFKGVKAVTDISFRVATGEICALIGPNGAGKSSLLNVISGVYQAQDGHIRFDRQERRRMRPHDVAVRGIARTFQNIALFKGMSVLDNVLTGRNLKRRRTWIEQALRIGRARAEDDSQREAAERVIAFLHLQPWRDVLVGTLPYGLQKRVELARALAAEPRLLLLDEPMAGMNADEKQQMSRFIVDINRELGTTVVLIEHDIGVVMDISDHVVVLDYGRKIGDGSPEDVRQNPEVISAYLGTRH is encoded by the coding sequence ATGACCGAGACGGCCGTCACGCATTTGCTGGAGCTGGAGCATATTTCGCTGTCATTCAAAGGCGTCAAAGCGGTCACGGACATCAGCTTTCGCGTCGCCACCGGTGAGATCTGCGCCTTGATCGGCCCCAACGGCGCCGGCAAGAGTTCGCTGCTCAATGTCATCAGTGGCGTGTACCAGGCCCAGGATGGGCACATCCGTTTTGATCGACAGGAGCGGCGCCGGATGCGCCCCCACGACGTGGCGGTCCGTGGCATTGCCCGGACATTCCAGAACATCGCGCTGTTCAAGGGCATGAGCGTGCTCGACAACGTGCTTACCGGACGCAACCTCAAGCGCCGCAGAACCTGGATCGAGCAGGCGCTGCGCATCGGTCGCGCCCGGGCCGAGGATGACAGCCAGCGCGAAGCGGCCGAACGGGTCATTGCGTTCCTGCATTTGCAGCCTTGGCGCGACGTCCTGGTGGGCACGCTGCCCTATGGTTTGCAGAAACGGGTGGAGCTGGCCCGCGCGCTGGCGGCGGAGCCCCGGCTGTTGCTGCTGGACGAGCCCATGGCCGGGATGAACGCCGACGAGAAGCAGCAGATGAGTCGCTTCATCGTCGACATCAACCGTGAGCTGGGCACGACGGTGGTGTTGATCGAGCACGATATCGGCGTGGTCATGGACATCAGCGACCACGTGGTGGTGCTCGATTACGGTCGCAAGATCGGCGACGGCTCGCCTGAAGACGTACGGCAGAACCCTGAGGTCATTTCGGCCTACCTGGGCACTCGCCACTGA
- a CDS encoding AMP-binding protein, producing the protein MGTFTETLDAVPASLPQWLQRQAHRHGMDVALRHKHLGVWQERTWAHVADEVRRLASALQTRGFAAGATLTIISRPRPQALLAALAAQWLGGVASLFDPLDAAAEQVQRLATLQPGFVLVEGVEEMRRLHAARVTVGVWVYLDKRGLSDSAPFAQALDYATLVAERPIDGLAPQGRVLQTAFVFYRGAGQAIEEQRVSHAELLQEGQRLVTREGLDRHEEALAARAFASGGQARYLLAPWLMAGFRLNFPENLATRDRDRRELGPTLVAGTRETYERLYRYALERLPESGSWPRRLVDWALATQPVPLQRHLGDWLVRRPLRDVLGFSRTRAPLLVGDALPPETQAFFQVLGIRVRQWEDAAHWEAPSNLVQHTTDDWSGLQSQLA; encoded by the coding sequence ATGGGCACGTTCACCGAAACACTCGACGCGGTCCCGGCCAGCTTGCCCCAGTGGTTGCAGCGCCAGGCGCATCGGCACGGCATGGACGTCGCGCTGCGCCATAAGCACCTGGGTGTCTGGCAGGAGCGAACCTGGGCGCATGTGGCGGACGAGGTGCGTCGTTTGGCGAGTGCCCTGCAAACCCGTGGTTTTGCGGCGGGCGCGACCCTGACGATCATCAGCCGACCCAGGCCGCAGGCGCTGCTTGCCGCATTGGCTGCGCAGTGGCTGGGGGGCGTGGCGAGCCTGTTCGACCCGCTGGACGCAGCGGCCGAACAGGTGCAACGGCTCGCCACGCTGCAACCGGGTTTCGTCCTGGTCGAAGGCGTGGAAGAAATGCGGCGTCTGCATGCGGCGCGGGTGACCGTGGGAGTGTGGGTCTACCTCGACAAGCGTGGCCTGTCGGATTCAGCGCCATTTGCGCAAGCGCTGGATTACGCCACGCTGGTTGCCGAGCGGCCAATCGATGGCCTGGCGCCGCAAGGGCGAGTGCTGCAAACGGCCTTTGTCTTTTATCGCGGGGCCGGTCAGGCGATTGAGGAGCAACGCGTCAGCCACGCCGAGCTGTTGCAGGAGGGCCAGCGGTTGGTGACGCGTGAAGGCCTGGACCGGCACGAAGAGGCATTGGCCGCACGGGCGTTCGCTTCGGGCGGGCAAGCTCGCTACCTGCTGGCGCCTTGGTTGATGGCCGGTTTTCGGCTGAACTTCCCTGAGAACCTGGCGACCCGTGATCGCGACCGGCGCGAGCTGGGCCCGACATTGGTGGCCGGGACGCGGGAAACCTACGAGCGCTTGTACCGTTATGCGTTGGAGCGTTTGCCGGAGTCGGGCAGTTGGCCGCGCCGGCTGGTGGACTGGGCGTTGGCAACGCAACCGGTGCCGCTGCAACGGCACCTGGGGGACTGGCTGGTTCGCCGGCCTTTGCGCGACGTGCTGGGCTTTTCCCGGACTCGTGCGCCGTTGCTGGTGGGCGATGCTTTGCCGCCCGAAACCCAGGCCTTTTTCCAGGTATTGGGTATCAGGGTTCGCCAGTGGGAGGACGCGGCCCACTGGGAAGCACCGTCGAACCTGGTGCAGCACACCACCGATGACTGGAGCGGACTCCAGTCGCAACTGGCCTGA
- the sfnG gene encoding dimethylsulfone monooxygenase SfnG has product MSQDTIKFAYWVPNVSGGLVVSKIEQRTDWGIDYNRKLAQIAEAAGFDYALSQVRFTAGYGAEYQHESVAFSHALLAATTRLKVIAAVLPGPWTPSVLAKQIATIDHLTGGRVAVNIVSGWFKGEFTAIGEPWLEHDERYRRSEEFITALKGIWTTDNFTLRGDFYRFHDYTLKPKPLQQHPEIFQGGSSRAARDMAARVSDWYFTNGNTVEGVKAQIDDLQAKAAANHHKVKVGVNAFVIARDTEEEARAVLAQIIDQADPEAVNAFGDAAKQAGKSSPEGEGNWAKSSFEDLVQYNDGFKTNLIGTPQQIAERIVALKAVGVDLILAGFLHFQEEVEYFGRKVLPLVRELEQRKVAAKTAAVA; this is encoded by the coding sequence ATGAGCCAGGACACGATCAAATTTGCCTACTGGGTGCCCAACGTCAGTGGCGGGCTGGTGGTCAGCAAAATCGAACAACGCACCGACTGGGGCATCGACTACAACCGCAAGCTGGCCCAGATCGCTGAGGCGGCCGGCTTCGACTACGCCCTGTCCCAAGTGCGTTTTACCGCCGGTTACGGCGCCGAATACCAGCATGAGTCCGTGGCGTTCAGTCATGCCTTGTTGGCCGCCACCACGCGCCTGAAAGTCATCGCCGCGGTGTTGCCGGGGCCGTGGACGCCGTCGGTGTTGGCCAAGCAGATCGCGACCATCGATCACCTGACCGGCGGCCGTGTGGCGGTCAACATCGTGTCGGGCTGGTTCAAGGGCGAATTCACGGCCATTGGCGAGCCGTGGCTGGAGCACGATGAGCGCTATCGCCGTTCCGAAGAATTCATCACTGCGCTCAAGGGCATCTGGACCACCGACAACTTCACCTTGCGCGGTGACTTCTACCGCTTCCACGACTACACCCTCAAGCCAAAACCACTGCAACAGCACCCGGAAATCTTCCAGGGTGGCAGCTCACGTGCGGCTCGGGACATGGCTGCTCGGGTATCGGACTGGTACTTCACCAATGGCAATACCGTGGAGGGCGTCAAGGCGCAGATCGATGACCTCCAGGCGAAAGCCGCGGCCAACCACCACAAGGTCAAGGTTGGCGTGAACGCCTTTGTCATTGCCCGCGACACCGAAGAAGAGGCCCGTGCGGTCCTCGCCCAGATCATCGACCAGGCCGATCCCGAGGCCGTCAATGCCTTTGGCGATGCGGCGAAGCAGGCCGGCAAGTCCAGCCCGGAAGGCGAGGGCAACTGGGCCAAGTCCAGCTTCGAGGACCTGGTGCAATACAACGATGGCTTCAAGACCAACCTGATCGGCACACCGCAGCAGATCGCCGAACGCATCGTCGCCCTCAAGGCCGTGGGTGTGGATTTGATACTCGCCGGTTTCCTGCACTTCCAGGAAGAAGTCGAGTATTTCGGCCGCAAGGTCCTGCCGCTGGTGCGTGAGCTGGAGCAACGCAAAGTGGCGGCCAAAACGGCGGCGGTCGCTTAA
- the msuE gene encoding FMN reductase, whose product MSKQFKVVAVSGSVQYPSRTLALLQALVDRLGQQLPIEVRLIELAKVGPQFAGVLRREALPAAVQEDLHAIESADLLIAASPVYRASYTGLFKHLFDFVHHEALKNVPVLLAATGGSDRHALIIDHQLRPLFGFFQALSLPVGVYASETDFSQYRISNAQVLERIERAVESALLSLDPNAQRNANAA is encoded by the coding sequence ATGAGCAAGCAATTCAAAGTGGTGGCGGTGTCAGGCAGCGTGCAGTACCCGTCACGCACCCTGGCACTGCTCCAGGCGTTGGTGGACCGGCTCGGGCAGCAATTGCCGATCGAGGTGCGCTTGATCGAACTGGCCAAGGTCGGTCCACAGTTCGCCGGGGTGTTGCGTCGCGAGGCGTTGCCGGCTGCCGTGCAGGAGGATCTGCATGCCATTGAATCGGCCGATCTGCTGATCGCCGCCAGTCCGGTGTACCGAGCGTCGTACACCGGCCTGTTCAAGCACCTGTTCGATTTCGTTCATCACGAAGCCCTCAAGAATGTACCGGTGCTGTTGGCCGCGACAGGGGGCTCGGATCGCCATGCCTTGATCATCGATCACCAGTTGCGGCCCCTGTTCGGTTTCTTCCAGGCCTTGAGCCTGCCGGTGGGGGTCTATGCCAGCGAAACCGATTTCAGCCAGTACCGAATCTCCAATGCGCAGGTGCTGGAGCGCATCGAGCGCGCCGTCGAGTCGGCGTTGTTGAGCCTGGACCCGAATGCCCAGCGCAACGCCAATGCCGCCTGA
- a CDS encoding acyl-CoA dehydrogenase family protein encodes MTAQQQHLPPILSTGADYEPLAERFRPIFARIQAGALAREQTRSLPFEQVKWLKEAGFGAIRVPVEYGGAGASLPQLLQLLIELAEADSNLPQALRGHFAFVEDRLNAHASSPQDTWFKRFVEGELVGNAWTEVGTVKIGEVITRVSRLGDQWVVNGTKYYSTGSIFADWIDVYAQRDDNGADVIAAVRVHQPGVKQNDDWDGFGQRTTGSGTSLFENALVEVENLIDFSTRFKYQTAFYQLVLLAVLTGAGRAAVHDITEQVRKRTRVFSTGNASEVSQDVQVQQVVGRASAQVYAAEATALRAASASQRAYESRFSQNAETEHTANIAAELESAQAQVVISDLVLRATSDLFNALGASATSTSKALDRHWRNARTAASHNPLIYKERIIGDWEINGTEPPYVWQIGGGSKQL; translated from the coding sequence ATGACCGCACAGCAACAACACCTGCCGCCGATCCTTTCCACGGGCGCCGACTATGAACCCTTGGCCGAACGCTTCCGGCCGATCTTTGCGCGCATCCAGGCCGGCGCCCTGGCGCGTGAGCAGACGCGCAGCCTGCCCTTTGAACAGGTGAAATGGCTGAAGGAAGCCGGCTTTGGCGCCATCCGCGTACCGGTCGAATATGGCGGCGCCGGGGCCTCGTTGCCGCAGCTGTTGCAATTGCTGATCGAACTGGCCGAAGCCGATTCCAACCTGCCCCAGGCCTTGCGCGGGCACTTTGCATTTGTCGAAGACCGCCTCAACGCCCACGCCAGCAGCCCACAGGACACCTGGTTCAAGCGCTTTGTCGAGGGTGAGCTGGTGGGCAACGCCTGGACGGAAGTCGGCACGGTGAAAATCGGCGAGGTCATTACTCGGGTTTCCCGCCTGGGGGATCAATGGGTCGTCAATGGCACCAAGTACTACAGCACCGGCAGTATTTTCGCCGACTGGATCGACGTGTATGCCCAGCGCGACGACAACGGCGCCGACGTGATTGCCGCCGTCCGCGTGCACCAGCCGGGCGTCAAGCAAAACGATGACTGGGACGGCTTCGGCCAACGCACCACTGGCAGTGGGACGTCGCTGTTCGAGAATGCGTTGGTCGAGGTGGAAAACCTCATCGACTTCTCCACCCGCTTCAAATACCAGACCGCGTTTTATCAATTGGTGTTGCTGGCCGTGTTGACCGGCGCCGGCCGCGCTGCGGTCCACGACATCACCGAGCAAGTGCGCAAACGCACGCGGGTCTTCAGCACCGGCAATGCCAGCGAAGTGAGCCAGGACGTGCAGGTGCAACAAGTGGTCGGCAGGGCATCGGCCCAGGTCTACGCCGCCGAAGCCACCGCCCTGCGAGCCGCGAGCGCCTCCCAACGCGCCTATGAAAGCCGCTTCAGCCAGAACGCCGAGACCGAACACACCGCCAACATCGCCGCCGAGCTGGAGTCGGCCCAGGCCCAGGTGGTCATCTCCGACTTGGTATTACGTGCCACCAGCGACCTGTTCAATGCCCTCGGTGCTTCAGCCACCAGCACCAGCAAGGCTCTCGACCGCCACTGGCGCAATGCCCGCACCGCGGCCTCGCACAATCCGTTGATCTACAAGGAGCGCATTATTGGTGATTGGGAAATCAACGGGACGGAACCGCCTTATGTCTGGCAGATTGGCGGGGGGTCGAAGCAGCTGTGA
- a CDS encoding aldehyde dehydrogenase (NADP(+)), which produces MTQILGHNYIGGARSAAGQTRLQSVDASTGEALPHEFIQATAEEVDAAAKAAAAAYPAYRSLSAVRRAEFLEAIADELDALGDDFVAVVCRETALPAARIQGERGRTSGQMRLFAKVLRRGDFYGARIDRALPERTPLPRPDLRQYRIGLGPVAVFGASNFPLAFSTAGGDTASALAAGCPVVFKAHSGHMATAEHVADAIIRAAEKTAMPVGVFNMIYGGGVGEWLVKHPAIQAVGFTGSLKGGRALCDMAAARPQPIPVFAEMSSINPVIVLPQALETRAESIARDLTASVVQGCGQFCTNPGLVIGIRSPQFTAFTQQVAALIGDQAPQTMLNAGTLQSYGKGLQKLLAHSGIERLAGREQQGSQAQPQLFKADASLLINGDEALQEEVFGPTTVFVEVADQTQLTAALNGLHGQLTATMIGEPADFERFSELTPLLEQKVGRILLNGYPTGVEVCDSMVHGGPYPATSDARGTSVGTLAIDRFLRPVCFQNYPDSLLPEPLKNANPLGILRLVDGVPGREAL; this is translated from the coding sequence ATGACCCAGATCCTTGGCCACAACTACATCGGCGGGGCGCGCAGCGCGGCCGGCCAGACTCGCCTGCAAAGCGTCGACGCCAGCACCGGCGAGGCCTTGCCCCATGAATTCATCCAGGCCACGGCCGAAGAAGTCGACGCCGCCGCCAAGGCCGCCGCAGCGGCTTATCCAGCCTATCGCAGCCTGAGCGCGGTGCGCCGGGCCGAATTCCTCGAGGCCATTGCCGATGAATTGGATGCCTTGGGCGATGATTTCGTGGCCGTGGTCTGCCGTGAAACCGCGTTGCCAGCGGCACGGATCCAGGGCGAGCGCGGTCGCACCAGCGGCCAGATGCGCCTGTTCGCCAAGGTCCTGCGTCGCGGTGATTTCTACGGCGCGCGCATCGACCGGGCATTGCCTGAGCGCACGCCGTTGCCGCGTCCAGACCTGCGTCAGTACCGCATCGGCCTGGGGCCAGTGGCGGTGTTCGGCGCCAGTAACTTTCCTCTGGCGTTTTCCACGGCCGGTGGCGACACCGCGTCGGCCCTGGCCGCCGGTTGCCCAGTGGTGTTCAAGGCCCACAGCGGCCATATGGCGACCGCCGAGCACGTGGCCGATGCAATCATCCGCGCGGCTGAAAAAACCGCGATGCCGGTCGGTGTGTTCAACATGATCTACGGTGGTGGCGTCGGCGAATGGCTGGTCAAGCATCCTGCGATCCAGGCCGTGGGTTTCACCGGTTCCCTCAAGGGCGGGCGTGCCCTGTGCGACATGGCGGCCGCACGGCCGCAGCCGATCCCGGTGTTCGCCGAAATGTCGAGCATCAACCCGGTGATCGTATTGCCGCAGGCGCTGGAGACCCGCGCCGAGAGCATCGCTCGCGACCTGACCGCTTCGGTGGTGCAGGGCTGCGGTCAGTTCTGTACCAACCCGGGCCTGGTGATCGGTATTCGCTCGCCGCAGTTCACTGCTTTCACCCAGCAAGTTGCTGCGCTGATCGGCGACCAGGCGCCCCAGACCATGCTCAACGCCGGCACGCTGCAAAGCTACGGCAAGGGTCTGCAGAAACTGCTGGCGCACTCGGGCATCGAACGCCTGGCCGGGCGCGAGCAGCAGGGCAGCCAGGCCCAGCCGCAGTTGTTCAAGGCCGACGCCAGTCTGTTGATCAACGGTGATGAGGCGCTGCAAGAAGAAGTGTTCGGCCCGACCACGGTGTTTGTCGAAGTCGCCGACCAGACGCAACTGACCGCCGCGCTGAACGGCCTGCACGGCCAACTGACGGCCACGATGATCGGCGAGCCGGCGGACTTCGAACGCTTCAGCGAACTGACGCCGCTGCTGGAACAGAAAGTTGGCCGCATCCTGCTCAACGGTTATCCGACCGGGGTGGAGGTGTGTGATTCGATGGTGCACGGCGGGCCTTACCCGGCGACATCCGATGCCCGTGGTACGTCGGTGGGCACATTGGCGATCGATCGTTTCCTGCGCCCGGTGTGCTTCCAGAACTACCCCGACAGCCTGTTGCCCGAGCCGCTGAAGAATGCCAACCCGCTGGGGATCCTGCGGTTGGTGGATGGGGTGCCGGGGCGCGAGGCGCTCTGA
- the araD1 gene encoding AraD1 family protein — translation MRLVQFELSNGERRVGVVEGDQVREVQGAGTVRELALAAIEAGVKLEQQVGSLGLGASHDYAQLLDELRILPPLDHPDPAHLLVSGTGLTHLGSASARDKMHQQAGDEATMTDTMRIFKWGVEGGKPQAGQAGVQPEWFYKGDGSIVVRPGHPFPLPPFAEDAGEEPEISGLYVIGHDGKPYRLGFAVGNEFSDHVMERKNYLYLAHSKLRSCSFGPELRVGELPQHLSGTSRILRNGEVLWQNEFLSGEANMCHSLENLEFHHFKYSQFLRPGDVHVHFFGTATLSFADGIRTQPGDVFEISQAEFGVPLVNGIAPVDAVFNPGTIGTL, via the coding sequence ATGCGTTTAGTTCAGTTCGAATTGAGTAACGGCGAACGCCGCGTCGGTGTGGTCGAGGGCGATCAGGTGCGCGAAGTGCAGGGCGCCGGCACCGTGCGCGAGCTGGCGCTGGCGGCCATCGAAGCGGGCGTGAAGCTTGAACAGCAGGTCGGCAGCCTGGGCCTGGGTGCGAGTCATGACTATGCGCAGTTGCTCGATGAGCTGCGCATCCTGCCGCCGCTGGACCACCCGGACCCGGCGCACCTATTGGTCAGCGGCACTGGCCTGACCCACCTGGGCAGCGCCTCGGCTCGGGACAAGATGCACCAGCAGGCCGGCGACGAAGCGACCATGACCGACACCATGCGCATCTTCAAGTGGGGCGTGGAGGGCGGGAAACCCCAGGCCGGGCAGGCCGGCGTGCAACCGGAATGGTTCTACAAGGGCGACGGCAGCATTGTGGTCCGCCCGGGCCATCCGTTCCCGCTGCCACCCTTTGCCGAAGACGCCGGCGAAGAGCCGGAAATCAGCGGCCTGTATGTCATCGGCCACGACGGCAAGCCCTATCGCCTGGGCTTTGCCGTGGGCAACGAGTTTTCCGACCACGTGATGGAACGCAAGAATTACCTGTACCTGGCCCATTCGAAATTGCGCAGTTGCAGTTTTGGTCCGGAACTTCGCGTGGGTGAACTGCCTCAACATCTGTCCGGGACCAGTCGTATTCTGCGCAACGGCGAAGTGCTGTGGCAGAACGAGTTCCTCAGTGGCGAGGCGAACATGTGCCACAGCCTCGAAAACCTGGAATTCCACCACTTCAAGTACAGTCAGTTCCTGCGCCCGGGGGACGTCCACGTTCACTTCTTCGGCACCGCGACCTTGTCGTTCGCCGATGGCATCCGCACGCAGCCGGGGGATGTGTTCGAAATCAGCCAGGCTGAATTCGGTGTACCGCTGGTCAACGGCATTGCCCCGGTGGACGCAGTGTTCAACCCAGGTACTATCGGCACACTTTAA
- a CDS encoding MFS transporter, whose amino-acid sequence MSQELRLIRRITLKLIPFLILLYLIAYVDRSAVGFAKLHMGADLGIGDAAYGLGAGLFFIGYFLLEIPSNLMLERFGARRWFARIMITWGAITIGMAFVQGPHSFYVMRFLLGAAEAGFFPGVLYYITQWFPVRHRGKILGLFILSQPIAMMITGPVSGGLLGMDGILGLHGWQWLFIVIGLPAVLLTWPVLRYLPDGPQQVKWMDQAEKDWLTGELKKDLQEYGQTRHGNPLHALKDKRVLLLALFYLPVTLSIYGLGLWLPTLIKQFGGTDLVTGFVSSVPYIFGIVGLLIIPRSSDRLNDRYGHLAVLYVLGAIGLFLSAWLSVPVLQLAALCLVAFALFSCTAVFWTLPGRFFAGASAAAGIALINSVGNLGGYIGPFVIGALKEYTGNLASGLYFLSGVMVFGLVLTGVVYRLLERKHVLPADQFAASARGATRT is encoded by the coding sequence ATGAGCCAGGAATTGCGGCTTATTCGTCGCATCACGCTGAAACTGATTCCCTTCCTGATCCTGCTGTACCTGATCGCCTACGTGGACCGCTCTGCAGTGGGCTTCGCCAAGCTGCACATGGGCGCCGACCTCGGCATCGGCGACGCCGCCTACGGTCTGGGTGCCGGGCTGTTTTTCATTGGTTATTTCCTGCTGGAGATCCCCAGCAACCTGATGTTGGAGCGCTTCGGTGCCCGGCGCTGGTTTGCCCGGATCATGATCACCTGGGGCGCCATCACCATCGGCATGGCCTTCGTGCAGGGACCTCACAGTTTCTATGTGATGCGCTTTTTGCTGGGGGCGGCCGAAGCCGGGTTCTTCCCGGGCGTGCTGTACTACATCACCCAGTGGTTCCCGGTGCGCCATCGCGGCAAGATCCTCGGTCTTTTCATACTTTCCCAACCCATCGCGATGATGATCACCGGCCCCGTGTCCGGCGGCTTGCTGGGCATGGACGGGATCCTTGGCCTGCACGGCTGGCAGTGGCTGTTCATCGTCATCGGCCTGCCGGCGGTGCTGTTGACCTGGCCGGTGCTACGTTACCTGCCGGATGGCCCGCAACAGGTGAAATGGATGGACCAGGCCGAGAAGGACTGGCTGACCGGTGAGCTGAAAAAAGACCTGCAGGAATACGGCCAGACCCGTCACGGCAATCCGCTGCATGCCCTCAAGGACAAGCGTGTCTTGCTGCTGGCGCTGTTCTACCTGCCGGTGACCTTGAGTATCTATGGCCTGGGCCTGTGGTTGCCGACGCTGATCAAGCAGTTCGGCGGCACCGACCTGGTGACCGGTTTCGTGTCGTCGGTGCCGTACATCTTCGGCATCGTCGGCCTGCTGATCATTCCCCGCAGTTCCGACCGTTTGAACGACCGCTACGGTCACCTGGCCGTGTTGTACGTGCTGGGCGCCATCGGCCTGTTCCTCAGCGCCTGGTTGTCGGTGCCGGTGCTGCAACTGGCGGCGCTGTGCCTGGTGGCGTTCGCGCTGTTTTCCTGCACGGCGGTGTTCTGGACCTTGCCGGGACGTTTCTTTGCCGGCGCCAGTGCGGCGGCGGGCATTGCGCTGATCAACTCGGTGGGCAACCTGGGCGGCTACATTGGTCCGTTCGTGATCGGTGCGCTGAAGGAGTACACCGGTAACCTGGCCTCGGGGCTGTACTTCCTGTCGGGCGTGATGGTCTTTGGCCTAGTGCTGACCGGCGTGGTTTACCGGTTGCTGGAGCGCAAGCATGTGCTGCCGGCGGATCAGTTCGCGGCCAGCGCCCGGGGGGCTACGCGTACATAA